One window of Bacteroidota bacterium genomic DNA carries:
- a CDS encoding T9SS type A sorting domain-containing protein, whose translation MKKIKILLLLTIISFLSHAEIINGFVYDNLGKTVSGALVQFTNESDQSKIYQTYSDAQGKYEIDIPVLLNSEYQRLQLYKPFPSPFCQSTTISFFNPEETQITISIYNISGQKITQLHNEVTQAGFHQLTWNDALQIAPGVYFISLTSATERQVKKIIKMKDCPNIGLGGSWPYDFFSDSNLINYEVKISGNAFETLTTSDLSFGNQSTKDFYVYRSHKIPFACNSNYLGIWNGQSYSDFFIKGINLGVSKPGTHPGELAADREDYQRWLVRIAEIGFNVIRTYTLHYPRFYEELANYNIEHPENPIYLIQGVWLEEENPSADLYDLTASFDQEIEENVDCIHGNRTIGHRFGKAYGEYKSDVSRWTLAYIIGREIHTHEVAISNANNSAISSFSGGAFSIALASPSEVWITARLNHLVVYERTNYQTERPISMSSWPTQDPLDHPTETHTSEDSTEYDMHKINSDKAVAGYFASYHAYPYYPDFISMQSSYQSYFDSNGMNSYKGYLDDLRKHYTGRPLIIGEFGVPSSWGNAHFCSTGMDHGGHDELTQGKYNIRLLNTIDQTNCGGAILFAWIDEWFKVTWIVDTIGTAQERRPLWHNVTSPEQNFGMIAFEPKTINYTELTLDNTNCNIKSMKVADDDQFFHVQIELKSVIEALDTLWIALDTYRDDLGESILPNGVKIKNRSEFLLRITPGDSANLYSTQAYDLFEYWHGNADPKQLFHSIATDGDPWHIIRWRNNIFDTSIFYIGQLRSRHENEQASSKDAVVWSGKNINIRIPWTLLLFTDPSKMEVLDDDRSSWERETVKSDGISLNFVQNNCITSSDRYSWLGWNQARPYSEREKPWISDYNKALEKLNEFR comes from the coding sequence ATGAAAAAGATTAAAATACTTTTACTACTAACAATTATTTCGTTTCTGAGTCATGCAGAAATTATCAATGGTTTTGTATACGACAACCTTGGAAAAACAGTAAGTGGTGCACTGGTTCAATTTACCAATGAATCCGATCAATCAAAAATCTACCAAACCTATTCGGATGCACAAGGCAAATACGAAATTGATATTCCCGTATTACTGAATTCTGAATATCAGCGTTTACAATTGTACAAACCTTTTCCAAGCCCATTTTGCCAATCAACAACTATTTCCTTTTTTAATCCGGAAGAAACACAAATAACAATTTCTATTTACAATATCAGCGGGCAAAAAATAACCCAATTACATAATGAGGTTACGCAGGCAGGCTTTCATCAATTGACTTGGAACGATGCACTACAAATTGCCCCAGGTGTCTATTTTATCTCCTTAACCTCCGCTACTGAAAGACAGGTCAAAAAAATTATCAAAATGAAGGATTGTCCGAATATTGGTCTTGGCGGAAGTTGGCCTTACGACTTTTTCAGCGATAGCAATCTCATTAATTATGAAGTTAAAATTTCAGGAAATGCTTTTGAGACCTTAACAACTAGTGATTTGAGTTTTGGGAATCAAAGCACCAAAGATTTTTATGTATACCGATCTCATAAAATACCTTTTGCATGCAATAGCAATTATTTGGGCATTTGGAATGGGCAATCATACAGTGATTTTTTCATCAAAGGAATTAATTTGGGTGTTTCCAAGCCAGGAACTCATCCTGGAGAATTGGCTGCCGATCGGGAAGATTATCAACGATGGCTCGTTCGAATTGCTGAGATCGGATTCAATGTTATCAGAACCTACACTTTGCATTATCCACGTTTTTACGAAGAACTGGCTAATTACAACATCGAACATCCTGAAAATCCAATCTACCTTATTCAAGGCGTTTGGCTCGAAGAAGAAAATCCAAGTGCAGATTTATATGATTTAACTGCTTCTTTTGATCAGGAAATTGAAGAAAATGTTGACTGTATTCATGGAAACAGAACAATTGGTCATCGATTTGGGAAGGCATATGGAGAATATAAAAGCGATGTTTCTCGATGGACCTTGGCCTATATAATTGGTCGTGAAATACATACACATGAAGTAGCTATTTCAAACGCGAACAATTCAGCTATCAGTAGTTTTTCAGGAGGAGCTTTCTCAATTGCATTAGCATCTCCTTCTGAAGTTTGGATTACAGCTCGATTGAATCACTTGGTTGTTTATGAGCGAACCAATTATCAAACCGAAAGACCCATTAGCATGAGTAGCTGGCCAACACAAGATCCTTTAGATCACCCCACTGAAACACATACATCAGAAGATTCAACCGAATATGATATGCATAAAATAAATAGCGATAAGGCAGTTGCTGGATATTTTGCAAGCTATCATGCCTACCCTTATTATCCCGACTTTATTAGTATGCAGTCTTCCTATCAAAGCTATTTCGATTCAAATGGCATGAATTCATACAAAGGCTACTTAGACGATTTAAGAAAGCATTATACAGGTCGACCACTAATTATTGGTGAGTTTGGAGTTCCTTCGAGTTGGGGAAATGCGCATTTTTGTTCGACTGGAATGGATCATGGTGGGCATGATGAGCTAACACAGGGCAAATACAATATCCGTTTACTAAATACAATTGATCAAACCAACTGTGGTGGGGCTATTTTATTTGCCTGGATTGATGAGTGGTTTAAAGTTACCTGGATAGTAGATACCATTGGAACAGCACAGGAAAGACGACCACTATGGCATAATGTAACTTCTCCAGAACAAAATTTTGGGATGATTGCCTTTGAACCTAAAACGATCAATTATACTGAATTAACGCTGGATAATACTAATTGCAATATCAAAAGCATGAAGGTGGCTGACGATGATCAGTTTTTTCATGTTCAAATAGAACTTAAATCAGTAATTGAAGCATTAGACACCCTATGGATTGCACTCGATACCTATCGGGATGATTTAGGCGAAAGTATTTTGCCTAATGGAGTGAAAATAAAAAACAGATCGGAATTCCTTTTGCGAATTACACCTGGCGATTCGGCTAATCTGTATAGTACACAAGCCTATGATTTATTCGAATACTGGCATGGCAATGCTGATCCCAAACAATTATTTCATTCTATTGCAACAGATGGAGATCCGTGGCATATCATACGTTGGCGAAACAATATTTTTGATACCAGCATTTTTTATATTGGGCAATTAAGATCTCGACATGAAAATGAACAAGCAAGCTCAAAAGATGCTGTAGTATGGAGCGGAAAAAATATAAACATTAGAATTCCATGGACTTTATTGTTATTCACTGATCCAAGTAAGATGGAGGTTTTGGATGATGACCGATCTTCCTGGGAACGAGAAACTGTCAAATCAGATGGCATTTCATTAAATTTTGTCCAAAACAATTGTATTACAAGCTCGGATCGATATAGTTGGCTGGGCTGGAATCAGGCCAGACCATATTCCGAAAGAGAAAAACCATGGATTTCCGATTATAATAAAGCATTGGAAAAACTGAATGAATTCAGATAA